Part of the Catalinimonas alkaloidigena genome is shown below.
GTCTACTGGAAAGAAGGGAAAACCCTCCGCTACATCATCCTGATACTCCTGGGTATAAATGGGTGTTTCGTCAAAAACACTAACCTTTTCGTAGGTGAAGTTTTTGAACCCTATGCTCGCACCAAAATAAAGCTTATCTTTGTAGTTACCTCCATACGCAAAATTCCATTCACTCTGTCTACCTATTTCTTCCACTCGTCCCTCCTGGAGAGCGATAGTACCGGCAGGGATGGAGGCTACATAAGAATCCTGATCATCCGGATAAGCATTAATCAGGTAGTTTTCATAGGCCGCATCTATATAGCGCGGAAAAAAACCTTCGGCTGCATTGTCCAGCAGAACATCAGCATTATCACCAATGTCATTGGCCTGCAAAGCAAATTCATCAAGCAGTGAAAATGTATTTTCAGCGGGGCCAAAGGTATAATTCACATTGTACGAGTTGGTCTGATTATAGGTGATCGCGAATGAGCCTCCTCTATAATCAGCCGGAATAATATCATCCTTGGTATTATTAATTACCACACCAAAATTGGATACATTAAAATGATTATCAAACGTCTCTGAGTTAACGCCCAGAAAGTTCGTATTGGTGCGGGCATTCTGAAAATTTGGAGAGATCACTGCCTGCGAGCGGTTATAAAATCCTAATCCGGCAGGATTAATAAAAGCTGAGCTCACATCACCTCCGAGGGCAACGCCTCCCCCTCCGATACCCAATATTCGGGCTGTGCCAAGGGGAGCATTTCTGCTGATAAGCAGCGCATCTTCAGCAAACTGTGCATAACTCTCTGCTACCAAAAAGGCACAGAAAATAAAGGTTAATATATAGTGTTTATTAAGATACTTCATAGGTTATTCAAATCGTATTGACAAAAAAATAGTGTAGTAAGATAACGCTCTCACTACACTACATGTTGCCTTCAAAAAAGGTCTTAAACCTTAATCTTAACTATTTATTCACCGCCTCCGCCACGAGAGCTGCGTCCTCCGCTACTTCTGCTGGGAGAAGAGCTTCTGGAGGGTGATGAGCTTCTGTTATAGCTTCCGCTGCTCCTGGATGGAGAGTAAGAGCTATTGCTGCGAGAACGGCTGTTATAGCTGGGAGAAGAACTTCTACTGTTACTTCTTGTGCCATAGTTGCTACGTGAATTGTAGCTGGGGCTAGAAGAATATGTCCTTCTGGAAGGACTTGTACTACGGTAAGAGTTGCTTCTGCTGCTTCTGGTAGCTTCAGTGGCAGAATATGTTCTGCTACCTCTGCTGGCAGGCGTTGAACTTCTGTATACTCTACTTGACTCAGCAGATCCTGCACTTGATCTTGAGCGCTTATAATACTCGTTTTGGGTACGGGTATAATCTCTGCTGCTGGTAGTACGAGAATTTCTAATACTGCTGCGGTCAGAAACGGCTGTTGCTCTGTTCCTGCTGTTGTAAGAACGTCCTAATGCATCACGATTACTTCTGGTATCATATGATGCCCTGCTAGCTCTCTGAGTGCTCCTTCCGGTCGTAGCCAGACGGCGATTCACACCAAGCTCGTTATTATTGATGATCACTACACCGGGTCGGTTGTAATATCCACCGTAAAAGCCATCATAGAAACCGGCATAATAGCTATTTCTAAAGCCCCACGGACTTCCATATCCCCAACCTCTGTAAAACGGATCTCTCCAGGGACGATATGCCCAAGCATTACCAAAGCCCCATCCGAATCCAATGTTGACTCCTACATTCCAGCCCGGGCGACCCCACATGGAAGAGCCCATAAAAGGATCATAGAATGAGCTGTAGAAAGGATCGTAAAATCCACCGTAATAAGGATTCCCAAATGAGCTATAGCCCATGGGCGAACCGTAGAAATTGTTCACAACCTGAGGTTGTCTTTCATTTCCCTCGTAATAACCTTCACGATTATAGTCTTCTACATAATACTCTTCATTCTGCACAGAGTTTTCTTCTACAGGCTGCTGACTTTCAGCATTACTATACTTTGCAATGTACTCAGGGTTAACGTTCTTGGAGGAATAACTTTGCTGGTCGTAGACATAAGATCCCTGTTGGTACTCTGCTTCTTTAGGCTCATTTAGCTTAGTGAATTCTACTGTATTCCTATCGCTGGCCGTAAAGTACAAATCATCGTACTCATTTGATTGAGTAAGCTGATCTGAGGTAGCACAGGCACCTAACAGCGTCAATGCCGCCAGACCAATTGCTAATGTTGTTCCGTAAGTTTTCATAAATATCCTCCTATTTAAACTAATACTCTACAATTATTATACGGCAAAGTACGAAAATAGATTTGTAATAAATATCTTTGCCAGTGCCTAATATACCATTTTCAGGTAAAAATTCACAAATATAGTACCAACAATAAGCATTTCATGAGTAAAGGACTACCCAAAAGAAGCGAAGATTATTCAGCCTGGTATAATGAACTGGTTAAACGTGCAGAACTGGCAGAAACCTCTGAAGTTAGGGGGTGTATGGTCATTAAACCCTACGGATATGCCATCTGGGAAAAGATGCAGGCTCAGCTAGACAAGATGTTTAAAGCGACAGGACATACCAATGCTTATTTCCCTCTTTTTATCCCAAAATCTTACCTGAGTAGAGAAGCAGACCATGTGGAAGGATTTGCCAAAGAATGTGCAGTGGTTACGCATCACCGCCTGAAAAATGCCGAAGATGGAAGTGGTGTAGTAGTAGACCCTGAGGCTAAACTGGAAGAGGAACTGATTGTGCGCCCAACCTCTGAAACCGTGATTTGGAACTCATATCGTAACTGGATACAGTCATACCGGGATTTACCCTTACTGATCAACCAATGGGCCAATGTGGTAAGATGGGAACTCAGAACCCGCCTTTTCCTGCGTACTACCGAGTTCTTATGGCAGGAAGGGCATACCGCACATGCAAACAGAGAGGAAGCGATTGAAGAGACGGTCCGTATGATGAATGTGTATGCTGAATTTGCTGAAGAGCACATGGCTATGCCCGTGATCAAGGGCATAAAAACTGAAAGCGAACGTTTTGCCGGCGCATTGGATACCTATTGTATTGAAGCCCTTATGCAGGATGGCAAAGCCTTACAGGCTGGCACCTCCCACTTTCTGGGGCAGAACTTTGCCAAAGCTTTTGATGTAAAGTTCGCAACTAAAGATGGAGGACTGGAACACGTATGGGGGACATCATGGGGTGTTAGCACTCGTTTGATGGGAGCTTTGATCATGGCACACTCCGATGACAACGGTCTGGTGCTTCCTCCTAAGCTAGCCCCTATACAGGTAGTGATCGTGCCCATCTTCAGAAAGCAGGAAGAATTTGAAGCCATTTCTGAGAAAGCATTAGAAATGAAAGCTAAACTTGAGCAACTTGGAATTTCGGTCAAGTATGATGATCGTGACACACACAAGCCAGGGTGGAAATTTGCCGAATACGAACTTAAAGGTGTACCCTTGAGAATAGCGATGGGACCTCGTGACCTGGAAAATGGAACTGTTGAAATAGCACGCAGAGATATACTCGAGAAGCAGACTCATCAAGCCGATGAGAAGCTCCCTCAGATGATACATGACCTTCTGGACACGATCCAAAAAGATATTTACAACAAAGCATATAGTTTCAGAAAAGAGAGGACGGTACGTGTAGACAGCTATGATGAAATGAAAAAGATTTTGGAAGATGAAGGAGGATTCATCTCTGCGCACTGGGATGGCACCGCTGAGACAGAAACCCGTATCAAAGAAGAAACCAAAGCTACTATACGCTGTATCCCCCTAAACAGTGAAGGGGAAGAAGGTACGTGTATTTACTCCGGGAAGCCATCCTCTCAGCGGGTGATCTTTGCCAAAGCATATTAATCTTGTATATTGAGGAGTTCACTGCAGGCTCTTCAAAATTTTACCATCATGTGGTTAGCTATCATTATCCTGTTGATTATCGGTATTCTACTGATCGTAACTGAATTAGTTTTCATTCCGGGTACTACAATATTCGGAATTGCCGGCTTAGTACTCACTGCCGCGGGTGTAATTATGGCTTTCATTAACTTTGGTACGGCTACTGGTCTCATCATATTGGCAATTTCTTTCGTGCTCATCTCTGCTTTGTTGATCGTAAGCTTCAGGTCAGATACCTGGGAGGGTATATCTCTGAAAAGCGCAAATACTGGACACGTCAATGAGGATGTGAAAAACAATCTCTGGAAAGGTGATAAAGGCATAGCTCTTTCTGCACTTCGTCCGGGAGGTAAAGCTGAATTTAAAGATACAATAGTAGAGGTGAGCACCTTAGGTCAATATCTTGACGCAGGATCAGAAATAAAGATTATTAGTATAAAAGATCATAAAATCATTGTAGAACCAGCGAATACACACCAAACTAAAACTACTAACCAGTAAAACTTCTATGGACGGACTCTCGCTCATTTTGATCATTGTTGCTTCAATAGTAGCATTTTTCACTTTTTTGTATTTTATCCCACTTAACCTGTGGATCACTGCCCGCTTTTCAGGCGTAAAAGTTGGGCTACTGGAGCTGGTCTTCATGCGAATCCGTAAGGTTCCTCCTCGTATCGTCGTGGACTCACTTATTACAGCAACTAAAGCGGGACTTGATGTTACCTCTTCTGACCTGGAAACGCACTACCTTGCCGGAGGTAATGTGCCTTCAGTGATCAAAGCACTGATTTCAGCTGACAAAGCGAATATCAGGCTTACTTTTAAGCAAGCTACTGCCATTGACCTGGCTGGCCGGGATGTATTTGAAGCGGTGCAAATCTCGGTGAACCCCAAAGTAATCAATACGCCTGAAGTTGCTGCTGTCGCTGCCGATGGTATACAACTGATGGCCAAAGCCAGGGTAACGGTTCGTGCCAATATTGCTCAACTTGTGGGAGGTGCCGGTGAAGACACAATACTTGCCAGAGTTGGTGAAGGGATTGTAACCTCTATAGGCTCTGCCCGCAAGCATACTGATGTACTGGAAAACCCTGATAATATTTCCAAGCTCGTACTACAAAGAGGCCTGGATGCCGGCACAGCCTTTGAAATTCTTTCCATAGATATTGCTGACGTAAACGTAGGAGACAATATCGGAGCAAAGCTGCAAATTGACCAAGCCAATGCTGACCTGAAAGTCGCAGAAGCCAAAGCTGAAGAACGCAGGGCCATGGCGGTGGCTAATGAGCAGGAAATGAGGGCCAAGTCGCAAGAGGCAAGAGCAAAAGTAATTGAAGCTGAAGCTGAGGTGCCCAAAGCGCTGGCCGAATCATTTCGCTCCGGTAACTTAGGTGTGATGGATTATTATCGTATGCAGAACATTCAGGCTGATACCGATATGCGCTCCGCCATCTCCGGCGAGGATGATACGCGTGCTAAGAAGGATGATGAAGATTAACGCTTGATACATTATCACCCCGGCCTTTCATCTATCATTCAGCAGTAGAGAAAGCTTCAATCGCTGATTGCTTTTTACCCAACAAAACAAAAGATTATGCTGGCCAGAGTTTTTGCAAAAGGTGGAATTATCTCTCCCGGTGATTTTTCCAAAGTGCTGGAAATAGCACAAGAATTAGGTTCAGACTATGTGCACCTGGGGGCCAGACAAGATATTCTTTTTCCTATCCGCATAAGTAATATGGAGAAAGTGGGTGAGCTGCTGAAGCAGTTGCCTCTAAAGTATGAGTACCAGAGTAAGGACCGTGAAAACATCGTGAGCTCATATGTTACACTGGATGTGATGCCTTCTACCTCCTGGCTGGCACCACATATTTACCATTATATTCTGGATAGCTTTGACTACGAACCTTCCGATAAAATTAATATTACCGACCCTACGCAGGGCATGGTGCCGCTGTTTACCGGGAATATTAATTTTATAGCCTCCAATATTGACAATTACTGGTACATGTACATTCGCTACTCTGCCTTGGATGCCAAGCCCTGGTGTTGCCCTGATCTGATTTATGGATTTGACCTTGCCAAAGTTTCCCGGGCCATTGAAGCGCTTAAAGCCGTAGCGAACAAGATTTCACCGGCAGAGATTTACGCTCAGCTCAAGACTAAATTACACTTCAATGCTCGCACGCTAGCGCAACCTCTGGAATATCCGGAAATGATCTTTCCTTATTTTGAAGGTATCAACCGTGCAGAAAGTGATAAGTACTGGATGGGTCTTTACTGGCGTAATAACCGCTTTACCATCAAATTTCTGGAAGTTTTCTGTAATCAGTGTCTCAAAACCAATATCGGTATCATCTGCCTTACTCCCTGGAAATCCATTCTGATCAAAGGGGTGATGGAAAAAGATAAGCTGGAATGGGAGAAAATCCTGGGAAAATACGGCATCAATATGCGCCACTCTTCTCTGGAGCTTAACTGGCACCTCCCGGTAGCCGATCAGGATGCTTTAGAGCTAAAAAATTACCTGGTACGTGCGCTTGACCAGCAGGACATCAGCACCTACGGACTTTCATTTTCTATCAAGACACAGAAACATGTTGTGCTTTTTACTTCTATCGTTATAGAGAGAGAAGAAGCTGAAAATGAAGAAGACGCTTACCAGTACAACATCTTATATGCCAAAGATTTTAACCCTAACTTTTTTGAGTATTACTATTATGCCCGGGCAGTTAATCGTGATATCATCCCTTCCTTGCTTATTGAGCTAAGCAAGAAATATTACGAGCAGCTCAACACCAAAAAAACAGCTCCTCCTGATTCAGAAAAAAGCCAGACTCATCAGGAATCACATAAATTGGTTTTTCAGTGCAGCGAATGTCTGAGTGTTTACGATGAAGCTTATGGAGACACCTTGGCAAAAGTTCCTGCCGGCACGCCATTTTCCTTGTTGCCCGATAGCTTTAGATGCTCAGTTTGTGGAAGCCCTAAATCTAAATTCAGGCAGGCTGAACTTTCCAGGTAAACACTCTTATTCGTCAGGCATCTGCTCCTGTCGGGCTTTGATTACATCACATGCGAGGTAAAACGCTTCGCGCATGGATACTTCACTAGCTTCTCCTTTACCGGCAATATCATAAGCGGTACCATGATCGGGTGAGGTGCGTACTACAGGCAGGCCGGCAGTAAAATTTACGCCCTGCTCAAAAGCCATTGTCTTGAATGCAACCAATCCCTGATCATGATACATAGCCAGTATGCCATCAAATTTCTTGTGCATATTTACACCAAAGAAACCGTCGGCAGGAAAAGGGCCGAAGATCAGTTTACCTTCCTCTTTAAGTTCCTGAATCACTGGCTTGATAATCTCCTGCTCTTCTGAACCCAACAAACCATCTTCTCCGGCATGTGGATTGAGACCTAAAACCGCAATTTTGGGCTTAAGAATTCCAAAGTCCAGCTTCAAGGATTCTTCCATCACCTTCAGCTTACGGCGGACGAGATCGCGGGTCAGGTGGTTGCTCACCTGGTTGAGTGGAATATGACCGGTAGCGACACCCACACGCAATTGGTCATGCACCATCATCATGAGCATATCTTTAGCCTCAAAGGTTTGGGCAAAATATTCAGTATGTCCGGCAAATTTAAACTCCTCATTCTGTATGTTATGCTTGTTGATGGGCGCTGTTACGATAGCATCTGTATAGTCATCTTTAAGGGCCTGTGTAGCTTCTTTCAAAGAGAGCCAGGCTGCTTCACCTGCCTCATTCGTAACTTTACCAGCTTCTACCAGTACCTGCTGCCAGCAGTTGATCACATTGACTTTACCATACGCAATCTCATCCATTGACCTGATGGTCATAAAGTTGAAGCTGTCTTCCAGATTAAGGCTTTTACGGTAAAAAGATACTACTTTAGAAGAACCAAAAATGACAGGTGTCATCATGTTTAGCATACGCTTATCTGCCAGTGCTTTGATCACTACCTCCGGACCTATACCATTGAAATCCCCCAGACTGATTCCTATTACCGGAAGCTCGCCTTTCTTTTTCCGCTTGATTTTCTGTGGTTTACTTACTGAAATATCTGTCTTTTCCATGATCTCTATTTCGCCAGTGTTTTAAGAAACTGATACAAAAGTCTTACGCCAGCACCGCTACCATTTTTACCCTTATAAAAGTCGGGAGTTTCCAGAAAAGCTGAACCTGCGATATCCATATGTATCCAAGGGTAAGCTGTGAAGTGCTTCAAAAACACAGCTGCGGTGATCGCTCCTGCCATCCTACCTCCGATATTTTTAAGGTCAGCGATATCAGAATTGAGATACTCGCGGTACTCATCCCATAAAGGAAATTCAACGAGACGTTCGTAGGTTTCGTTTCCTGCGTTTTTTAATTGCTGCTTTGTTTTTTCATCTGCGGTGCCCATCATCACAATGCCTTCTTTACCCAGCGCCATCGCTGCAGCTCCGGTAAGGGTAGCCAGGTCAATGACCAGTTCGGGCTCGTATTTTTTGGCATATACCAGCGCATCGGCCAGTATCAGCCGTCCTTCAGCATCGGTGTTTAGTACTTCTACAGTAGAGCCATCAGAAATGCTAATCACATCACCGGGAGTGATGGCATTTCCGCCAGGGCGATTATCGGTAGAGGGAATCAGGCCTACCAGATGAATAGGTAATTTATTCTTGACCGTTGCCATAAATGCCCCCGCCACCGCAGCAGCACCTCCCATGTCCGACTTCATCATCATCATGGAGTTTGAAGGCTTCAGACTTAAGCCACCAGTATCGTAGGTTACACCTTTGCCCACCAGCACGTAAGGCTTTTTGTTGACTGCTTTATCCGGCTTGTATTCCAGTACAATAAAAGCAGGTGGATCTACACTCCCTGCATTTACCGCCAAAAGCCCCCCCATTTTCAAAGCCCTGATTTTATCTTTACCAAACACCTCTACTTTGAATCCAAGCTCTTTTCCGGCCTTCCGCAGAGATTTGCTCAATTGTTCAGCACTCAGTGTAACTACTGGTTCATTGACCAAGTCACGCGCGTAGAAAGTAGCATCTACAAGCTTACTGACTTCCTCCAGAGCCTTCTTTTTTAAATTAGGATGGATAATGGTAAGTGCTTCAAATACCCTTGCATCTTTCTCTTTAACAGCGGATTTATATTTGTCAAAGCTATAGCTTGAAAGCAGCAGTCCTTCGCTGAAATCAAGAAGGGGTTGTACATCTGAAGTAGTGGTAAGCTGAAGGTCTTCC
Proteins encoded:
- the proS gene encoding proline--tRNA ligase, translated to MSKGLPKRSEDYSAWYNELVKRAELAETSEVRGCMVIKPYGYAIWEKMQAQLDKMFKATGHTNAYFPLFIPKSYLSREADHVEGFAKECAVVTHHRLKNAEDGSGVVVDPEAKLEEELIVRPTSETVIWNSYRNWIQSYRDLPLLINQWANVVRWELRTRLFLRTTEFLWQEGHTAHANREEAIEETVRMMNVYAEFAEEHMAMPVIKGIKTESERFAGALDTYCIEALMQDGKALQAGTSHFLGQNFAKAFDVKFATKDGGLEHVWGTSWGVSTRLMGALIMAHSDDNGLVLPPKLAPIQVVIVPIFRKQEEFEAISEKALEMKAKLEQLGISVKYDDRDTHKPGWKFAEYELKGVPLRIAMGPRDLENGTVEIARRDILEKQTHQADEKLPQMIHDLLDTIQKDIYNKAYSFRKERTVRVDSYDEMKKILEDEGGFISAHWDGTAETETRIKEETKATIRCIPLNSEGEEGTCIYSGKPSSQRVIFAKAY
- a CDS encoding NfeD family protein; amino-acid sequence: MWLAIIILLIIGILLIVTELVFIPGTTIFGIAGLVLTAAGVIMAFINFGTATGLIILAISFVLISALLIVSFRSDTWEGISLKSANTGHVNEDVKNNLWKGDKGIALSALRPGGKAEFKDTIVEVSTLGQYLDAGSEIKIISIKDHKIIVEPANTHQTKTTNQ
- the floA gene encoding flotillin-like protein FloA (flotillin-like protein involved in membrane lipid rafts), producing MDGLSLILIIVASIVAFFTFLYFIPLNLWITARFSGVKVGLLELVFMRIRKVPPRIVVDSLITATKAGLDVTSSDLETHYLAGGNVPSVIKALISADKANIRLTFKQATAIDLAGRDVFEAVQISVNPKVINTPEVAAVAADGIQLMAKARVTVRANIAQLVGGAGEDTILARVGEGIVTSIGSARKHTDVLENPDNISKLVLQRGLDAGTAFEILSIDIADVNVGDNIGAKLQIDQANADLKVAEAKAEERRAMAVANEQEMRAKSQEARAKVIEAEAEVPKALAESFRSGNLGVMDYYRMQNIQADTDMRSAISGEDDTRAKKDDED
- a CDS encoding rubredoxin domain-containing protein, whose amino-acid sequence is MLARVFAKGGIISPGDFSKVLEIAQELGSDYVHLGARQDILFPIRISNMEKVGELLKQLPLKYEYQSKDRENIVSSYVTLDVMPSTSWLAPHIYHYILDSFDYEPSDKINITDPTQGMVPLFTGNINFIASNIDNYWYMYIRYSALDAKPWCCPDLIYGFDLAKVSRAIEALKAVANKISPAEIYAQLKTKLHFNARTLAQPLEYPEMIFPYFEGINRAESDKYWMGLYWRNNRFTIKFLEVFCNQCLKTNIGIICLTPWKSILIKGVMEKDKLEWEKILGKYGINMRHSSLELNWHLPVADQDALELKNYLVRALDQQDISTYGLSFSIKTQKHVVLFTSIVIEREEAENEEDAYQYNILYAKDFNPNFFEYYYYARAVNRDIIPSLLIELSKKYYEQLNTKKTAPPDSEKSQTHQESHKLVFQCSECLSVYDEAYGDTLAKVPAGTPFSLLPDSFRCSVCGSPKSKFRQAELSR
- the pdxA gene encoding 4-hydroxythreonine-4-phosphate dehydrogenase PdxA produces the protein MEKTDISVSKPQKIKRKKKGELPVIGISLGDFNGIGPEVVIKALADKRMLNMMTPVIFGSSKVVSFYRKSLNLEDSFNFMTIRSMDEIAYGKVNVINCWQQVLVEAGKVTNEAGEAAWLSLKEATQALKDDYTDAIVTAPINKHNIQNEEFKFAGHTEYFAQTFEAKDMLMMMVHDQLRVGVATGHIPLNQVSNHLTRDLVRRKLKVMEESLKLDFGILKPKIAVLGLNPHAGEDGLLGSEEQEIIKPVIQELKEEGKLIFGPFPADGFFGVNMHKKFDGILAMYHDQGLVAFKTMAFEQGVNFTAGLPVVRTSPDHGTAYDIAGKGEASEVSMREAFYLACDVIKARQEQMPDE
- a CDS encoding leucyl aminopeptidase family protein, whose amino-acid sequence is MSVMLKQAKEVKKNAPLAVLLASQEEASGYCQNEAEKQYVKKKLKDKIRLVSVNQYERMLFFIAPAEEQESHLKREYYRKKGFELANIIRSEQLEDLQLTTTSDVQPLLDFSEGLLLSSYSFDKYKSAVKEKDARVFEALTIIHPNLKKKALEEVSKLVDATFYARDLVNEPVVTLSAEQLSKSLRKAGKELGFKVEVFGKDKIRALKMGGLLAVNAGSVDPPAFIVLEYKPDKAVNKKPYVLVGKGVTYDTGGLSLKPSNSMMMMKSDMGGAAAVAGAFMATVKNKLPIHLVGLIPSTDNRPGGNAITPGDVISISDGSTVEVLNTDAEGRLILADALVYAKKYEPELVIDLATLTGAAAMALGKEGIVMMGTADEKTKQQLKNAGNETYERLVEFPLWDEYREYLNSDIADLKNIGGRMAGAITAAVFLKHFTAYPWIHMDIAGSAFLETPDFYKGKNGSGAGVRLLYQFLKTLAK